The following are from one region of the Microbacterium sp. cx-55 genome:
- the mscL gene encoding large conductance mechanosensitive channel protein MscL, producing the protein MIKGFKEFIMRGNVIDLAVAVVIGAAFTAIINAIVTGLINPLIGVIFQLGDMSTWVWAVPTLSGSTSNFLIGPILTALINFVAVAAIVYFVFVFPMNKWKERQAARAGVTEPEESKLPTEQELLIQIRDLLEKQNKPSL; encoded by the coding sequence ATGATCAAGGGTTTCAAAGAGTTCATCATGCGCGGTAACGTCATCGACCTCGCGGTCGCTGTCGTCATCGGCGCGGCGTTCACCGCGATCATCAACGCGATCGTCACGGGGCTCATCAACCCGCTGATCGGCGTGATCTTCCAGCTCGGCGACATGTCGACCTGGGTGTGGGCCGTGCCGACGCTCTCGGGTAGCACGTCGAACTTCCTCATCGGACCGATCCTGACCGCGCTGATCAACTTCGTGGCCGTTGCGGCGATCGTGTACTTCGTGTTCGTCTTCCCGATGAACAAGTGGAAGGAACGCCAGGCGGCCCGCGCGGGCGTGACCGAGCCCGAGGAGTCGAAGCTGCCCACCGAGCAGGAGCTCCTCATCCAGATCCGCGACCTGCTCGAGAAGCAGAACAAGCCCTCGCTCTGA
- a CDS encoding methylated-DNA--[protein]-cysteine S-methyltransferase, translating into MTTATFRIHPTPVGDALLLHSAAGLIGLEILDAPLGAALEPWVGALRSVPVHDEAAGDETARQLDEYFDGDRSDFDLPVDLSAVNGFHRLALEAVRRIPYGETASYGEVAISAGTAGAARAVGTACRLTPISLVVPVHRVVRADGSIGEYGGRPEIKRYLLDLEGTHRPAGV; encoded by the coding sequence ATGACGACCGCGACCTTCCGCATCCACCCGACTCCGGTGGGCGATGCACTCCTTCTCCATTCGGCTGCGGGCCTGATCGGGCTCGAGATCCTCGACGCACCCCTCGGTGCCGCGCTCGAACCGTGGGTCGGCGCGCTCCGCTCCGTCCCCGTGCACGACGAGGCCGCGGGAGATGAGACCGCCCGGCAGCTCGATGAGTACTTCGACGGCGATCGGTCGGACTTCGATCTGCCGGTCGATCTGTCGGCGGTGAACGGGTTCCATCGGCTCGCGCTCGAGGCCGTGCGCCGCATCCCGTACGGCGAAACCGCCAGCTACGGCGAAGTCGCCATCTCCGCCGGCACCGCAGGCGCCGCGCGCGCCGTCGGCACCGCCTGCCGGCTGACCCCGATCTCGCTCGTCGTTCCCGTCCATCGCGTCGTCCGCGCCGACGGGTCGATCGGCGAGTACGGCGGGCGACCTGAGATCAAGCGCTACCTGCTCGATCTCGAGGGCACGCATCGTCCGGCGGGCGTGTAG
- a CDS encoding FmdB family zinc ribbon protein yields MPTYAYACKSCGHRFDAVQAFSDSALTECPVCGGELRKQYGSIGVTFNGSGFYRTDSRAAAGGSSSSNGSSNSEKKSDSSSSTGGGSGASSASSTSGTTSSSAPAAS; encoded by the coding sequence ATGCCCACCTACGCCTACGCCTGCAAGTCCTGCGGCCACCGTTTCGACGCCGTTCAGGCGTTCTCCGACTCGGCGCTGACCGAGTGCCCCGTCTGCGGGGGTGAGCTGCGCAAGCAATACGGTTCGATCGGTGTCACCTTCAACGGATCCGGTTTCTACCGCACCGACTCCCGGGCAGCGGCCGGCGGCTCGTCGAGCTCGAACGGCTCGTCGAACAGCGAGAAGAAGTCCGACTCCAGCAGCTCCACGGGTGGTGGGTCGGGCGCGAGTTCGGCATCATCGACGTCAGGGACGACGTCGTCTTCCGCACCCGCGGCATCCTGA
- a CDS encoding DUF485 domain-containing protein: MTDEHDRSASHDGVDYIAVEESEQFQRLKKSQRSFVFPLAIAFLVWYFAYVLLSSFAGEFMSQRVSGDITVGLLLGLGQFVTTFAITMGYVAYANKKLDPQSRAIREDLERRTGGNA, from the coding sequence ATGACTGACGAGCATGATCGATCGGCATCGCACGACGGTGTCGACTACATCGCGGTCGAAGAGTCCGAACAGTTCCAGAGGTTGAAGAAGAGTCAGCGGAGCTTCGTGTTCCCGCTCGCCATCGCCTTCCTCGTCTGGTATTTCGCCTACGTGCTGCTCTCCTCCTTCGCGGGGGAATTCATGTCGCAGCGCGTATCGGGAGACATCACCGTGGGGCTTCTGCTCGGACTCGGGCAGTTCGTGACGACCTTCGCCATCACGATGGGCTACGTCGCATACGCGAACAAGAAACTCGACCCGCAGTCACGCGCAATCCGTGAAGACCTCGAGCGTCGCACCGGAGGCAACGCATGA
- the galU gene encoding UTP--glucose-1-phosphate uridylyltransferase GalU, producing the protein MSHKPFKAVIPAAGLGTRFLPATKAMPKEMLPVVDKPAIQYVVEEAANAGISDVLIIIGRNKNNIANHFDSMPELEAKLREKGDEDKLAKVEHSSDLADVHMVRQGEPKGLGHAVLRAQAHVGDHPFAVLLGDDLIDERDPLLTTMLSEYDKRGASIIALMEVDPDSVHLYGVAAVEATDDDGIVKVTGLVEKPKKEDAPSNLAIIGRYVLGPDVFEVLEHTEPGKGGEIQLTDALQELAIDPEKGVYGVIFGGRRYDTGDKLDYIKAIVQLASDRDDLGPELRPWLKDFAAGL; encoded by the coding sequence ATGTCGCATAAGCCCTTTAAAGCCGTGATCCCCGCTGCCGGTCTCGGCACTCGTTTCCTGCCGGCCACGAAGGCCATGCCGAAAGAGATGCTGCCGGTGGTCGACAAGCCCGCCATCCAGTACGTCGTCGAAGAAGCGGCGAATGCCGGCATCAGCGACGTGCTCATCATCATCGGTCGCAACAAGAACAACATTGCGAACCACTTCGATTCGATGCCCGAGCTCGAGGCGAAACTGCGTGAGAAGGGCGACGAAGACAAGCTCGCCAAGGTGGAGCACTCCTCCGACCTCGCCGACGTGCACATGGTGCGTCAGGGCGAGCCCAAGGGACTCGGGCACGCCGTGCTGCGCGCGCAGGCCCACGTCGGCGACCATCCCTTCGCGGTGTTGCTCGGCGACGACCTGATCGACGAGCGCGATCCGCTGCTCACCACAATGCTCTCGGAGTACGACAAGCGCGGCGCTAGCATCATCGCCCTCATGGAGGTCGACCCCGACAGCGTGCACCTCTACGGTGTCGCCGCGGTCGAGGCGACCGATGACGACGGCATCGTGAAGGTCACCGGTCTGGTGGAGAAACCGAAGAAGGAAGACGCTCCGTCCAACCTCGCGATCATCGGCCGGTACGTCCTCGGGCCCGACGTCTTCGAGGTGCTCGAGCACACGGAACCCGGCAAGGGCGGCGAGATCCAGCTCACCGATGCTCTGCAGGAACTGGCGATCGACCCGGAGAAGGGTGTGTACGGCGTCATCTTCGGTGGCCGTCGCTACGACACGGGCGACAAGCTCGACTACATCAAGGCGATCGTGCAGCTCGCCTCCGATCGCGACGACCTCGGCCCGGAGCTGCGCCCGTGGCTGAAGGACTTCGCGGCCGGTCTCTGA
- a CDS encoding SAV_915 family protein — protein MARWIREDAHIEQPEVIVPPALYLPLIDNPESEGQMAVVRKLADGRRGLLAYTALDRLADKCGKNQPWMLLMTSELGTIREGQPFDVVAFDLDIPFTQIVDGRLA, from the coding sequence ATGGCGCGCTGGATCCGAGAAGACGCACATATCGAGCAGCCGGAGGTCATCGTGCCGCCGGCGCTCTATCTGCCGCTGATCGACAACCCCGAGAGCGAGGGGCAGATGGCCGTCGTGCGAAAGCTCGCCGACGGTCGCCGCGGACTCCTCGCGTACACGGCGCTCGATCGCCTCGCTGACAAGTGCGGCAAGAACCAGCCGTGGATGCTGCTGATGACCTCCGAACTCGGCACCATCCGTGAGGGTCAGCCATTCGACGTTGTCGCGTTCGATCTCGACATCCCGTTCACCCAGATCGTCGACGGGCGTCTCGCATGA
- a CDS encoding LuxR C-terminal-related transcriptional regulator translates to MVHLGSISGQQLLSRAVHDLVRRTRFPVAFGGLVEDHAVRVTSIVGARGRSIEGLIVEKARGLGGRALIEGRPRLTLDYRTARGITHDYDRAILGEGIATLFAVPVVAAGRARAMVYCGSWSESAVDEGAARPALRIADEFATELRIRDEVSRRLDQASSGTAPDADGLDGAAREEVRESFAELRSIAATVTDAELRARLTHVEQRLAAVARGDAAPSDPAVQLSPREVDVLACAALGATNSEIAAELALRETTVKSYLGAAMSKLDASTRHAAVAKARRAGLLP, encoded by the coding sequence GTGGTGCACCTCGGCTCCATCAGCGGTCAGCAGCTCCTTTCTCGTGCCGTCCACGACCTCGTGCGACGCACGCGCTTTCCCGTGGCCTTCGGCGGACTCGTCGAAGATCACGCCGTCCGCGTGACGTCGATCGTCGGCGCGCGGGGGCGCAGTATCGAAGGCCTGATCGTCGAGAAAGCCCGCGGACTCGGGGGGCGCGCGCTGATCGAGGGGCGACCACGGCTGACGCTCGACTACCGCACTGCGCGCGGCATCACCCACGACTACGACCGGGCGATCCTCGGCGAAGGGATCGCAACGCTGTTCGCGGTGCCGGTGGTCGCGGCCGGACGCGCGCGGGCGATGGTCTACTGCGGATCGTGGTCGGAATCGGCGGTCGACGAGGGCGCCGCTCGACCCGCGCTCCGGATCGCCGACGAGTTCGCCACCGAACTCCGCATCCGGGATGAAGTGTCTCGCCGCCTCGACCAGGCGTCGTCGGGAACGGCCCCCGACGCGGACGGGCTCGACGGTGCCGCACGGGAAGAGGTGCGCGAGAGCTTCGCCGAACTGCGCAGCATCGCGGCGACCGTGACGGATGCGGAATTGCGCGCGCGCCTGACACATGTCGAGCAGCGCCTCGCCGCTGTCGCCCGCGGCGACGCCGCACCATCGGACCCGGCAGTGCAGCTGTCACCGCGCGAAGTGGATGTGCTCGCCTGCGCCGCGCTCGGCGCGACGAACTCGGAGATCGCCGCGGAGCTCGCGCTACGAGAAACGACGGTGAAGTCCTACCTCGGCGCCGCGATGTCGAAACTCGACGCGTCGACGCGGCACGCAGCGGTTGCAAAAGCGCGCCGCGCGGGCCTCCTCCCCTGA
- a CDS encoding 5-formyltetrahydrofolate cyclo-ligase: protein MSDVIDQAKRALRADLRERRQNLTDAAREAAAGGIAEQLDALVAATGATSVSCFLSMTTEPDTRRFVRGAVGRGIRVLLPVTRVDGLLDWAVATADGEIAEGLFGLPEPVGELLGPIAVNDVDLMIIPAAAVDRHGMRLGWGRGYFDKTIGSMEGCPPVYAVIFDSELVDDVPRDKHDQPVSGVVTPTRTVDLRRAG, encoded by the coding sequence ATGTCGGACGTGATAGATCAGGCCAAGCGGGCGCTGCGAGCGGACCTGAGGGAACGTCGTCAGAACCTCACGGATGCTGCCCGGGAGGCCGCCGCCGGGGGTATCGCCGAGCAGCTCGACGCGCTCGTGGCCGCCACCGGTGCGACGAGCGTCTCGTGCTTCCTGTCGATGACGACCGAGCCCGACACCCGTCGTTTCGTCCGCGGGGCCGTCGGACGCGGCATCCGCGTGCTCCTCCCCGTCACCCGCGTCGACGGATTGCTCGATTGGGCCGTCGCGACCGCCGACGGCGAGATCGCCGAGGGCCTGTTCGGACTGCCCGAGCCCGTCGGCGAACTGCTCGGGCCGATCGCGGTCAACGACGTCGACCTCATGATCATCCCCGCCGCCGCAGTCGACCGGCACGGGATGCGGCTCGGCTGGGGACGCGGTTACTTCGACAAGACGATCGGCTCGATGGAGGGCTGCCCGCCGGTGTACGCGGTCATCTTCGACTCCGAGCTCGTCGACGACGTGCCCCGCGACAAGCACGACCAACCTGTTTCCGGCGTCGTGACGCCGACCCGTACCGTTGACCTGCGTCGCGCAGGCTGA
- a CDS encoding AAA family ATPase, whose amino-acid sequence MWRGEGTATAGKDDVEATHPVRPGDLGVAEPGVSVANAAEPERARVRAQAALLGGKSTLLFYEDTSEHGIDINKAHPGSLPQFLTGRSTLLSNLYRDEVALRTARLAAERITAKNVELRTARGLETVALAVGMASWRIGGIVCTAPVLLRPLAIRRHHTDFELKLRGAFTVNPELVRALGTHFGIHLDPVALASLAHDGNVFRPQPVIDHLRALTTHVPTFTVTPRLVVSTFADVGSGMARDTADLDHPVLNALGGHIADRERLSLRPALPTVTSPDDRTPAADTLLLDADAEQEAVLARIAAGHSLAVHTLPGTGGTQTVINAVGALVQSGKRVLVVSARRSTLDGVRHRLAGIGLDGLAVTPRQLHRDLIRAIGRNEKATQPKVSDIDDALVRLRTVLRDYRGALTVQHPSLGASALDVVRRLTELTTLDTAPSTTARFDIATLQRLRDNRHIAAAKLVAAAKLGEFRFGPDDSPWYGVSFETTVAARAAHAVAGRLSGQDVPNLLERGYELIAQTRMRPFRTVDELGEYLRLLQGIRETLDKFSPSVFERPLIELIQAHSPKRDAASMSSANRRRLKRLSREYVRAGVHVGDMYEALVRIQQQRADWQRLVEAGVMPEVPTGLADVHVAWQRVHAQLGELDEILRRRESARLASLPVAHLMRTLAGLGAESEYFENLVERATLRSELDRAGLAPLLTELSVRHVPEEHVSAELEFAWWQSALEHLLRTDRALLGANTAVLDRLERDFRLVDEAHAAASGPLLAAQLATQWKIGIVDYAGEAAALKQALKNGVSDPDQLVRTAPTLLKVLAPVWLASPYEVPDIPEAPAFDVVIIADAAALCLAEAAPALRRARQVVVFGDPVTQKPTPFAVGAGVRTESDEFDEPFDETSVFERLAGLVDVATLTRSYRAGGEDLARLVNDAFYGGEIVSLPWAGSYLGRGSLSIDYVEGGTGTPDPISGAVESPDAEVRRIVTLVIEHAVQRGAESLMVVTPSRRHAERIRAAVDAAFAGRSDVAEFVSRDTAEPFAVLTLEESVAESRDRVILSLGFGLTKHGRVLSDFGDLSTPDGERLLTVGMTRARRSMVVVSSIRPTAFEDGRLEHGAATLMSILGGVAARDREHRLEDLADATTRVLARELRALGVDVDIDYRGLLPLVAHHEGKAVVVECDPETRDESLRESLRLRPQILRRLGWHYVRVHAFDLYSDPASVAARVAGLLGIGGGEHASTQPIDVIE is encoded by the coding sequence GTGTGGCGTGGAGAAGGTACGGCGACAGCCGGCAAGGACGACGTCGAGGCGACGCATCCCGTTCGCCCCGGCGATCTTGGCGTCGCCGAGCCCGGGGTCAGCGTGGCGAATGCGGCGGAGCCCGAGCGCGCCCGCGTGCGCGCGCAGGCGGCGCTACTGGGTGGCAAGTCGACACTCCTCTTCTACGAGGACACGTCCGAGCACGGCATCGACATCAACAAGGCCCACCCGGGGAGCCTGCCGCAGTTCCTGACCGGCCGCTCCACTCTTCTGTCGAACCTGTACCGCGACGAGGTGGCGCTTCGCACCGCACGGTTGGCGGCCGAGCGCATCACGGCGAAGAACGTCGAACTGCGTACGGCCCGCGGCCTCGAGACGGTGGCGCTCGCCGTCGGGATGGCGTCCTGGCGCATCGGCGGGATCGTCTGCACGGCGCCGGTGCTGCTCCGTCCGCTGGCCATCCGCCGCCATCACACCGATTTCGAGCTGAAGCTCCGCGGCGCGTTCACCGTGAACCCGGAGCTGGTTCGCGCGCTCGGCACGCACTTCGGCATCCACCTCGACCCGGTGGCCCTCGCGTCCCTCGCGCACGACGGCAACGTTTTCCGCCCGCAGCCGGTCATCGACCACCTGCGCGCGCTGACGACGCACGTGCCCACCTTCACCGTCACGCCGCGGCTCGTCGTCTCGACCTTCGCCGACGTCGGCTCGGGGATGGCGCGCGATACGGCCGACCTCGACCACCCGGTGCTGAACGCCCTCGGCGGACACATCGCGGATCGCGAGCGACTCTCGTTGCGTCCGGCACTGCCCACGGTGACGAGCCCCGACGACCGCACTCCGGCCGCCGACACGCTTCTTCTGGACGCGGATGCCGAGCAGGAAGCCGTGCTGGCGCGCATCGCCGCCGGGCACTCGCTCGCCGTGCACACGCTGCCCGGAACGGGCGGCACGCAGACCGTCATCAACGCCGTCGGCGCCCTCGTGCAGAGCGGAAAGCGGGTGCTGGTCGTCAGCGCTCGCCGCTCGACGCTCGACGGCGTGCGCCACCGGCTCGCTGGCATCGGTCTCGACGGCCTCGCGGTCACCCCGCGCCAGCTGCACCGCGACCTCATCCGCGCGATCGGCCGCAACGAGAAGGCCACGCAGCCGAAGGTGTCCGACATCGACGACGCGCTCGTGCGTTTGCGCACGGTGCTCCGGGACTACCGCGGTGCCCTGACCGTGCAGCATCCGAGCCTCGGCGCGTCCGCGCTCGATGTCGTGCGCCGGCTCACCGAGCTCACCACTCTCGACACGGCGCCCTCGACCACCGCGCGCTTCGACATCGCGACGCTGCAGCGCCTGCGCGACAACCGTCACATCGCAGCCGCGAAGCTCGTGGCCGCGGCGAAACTCGGCGAGTTCCGTTTCGGCCCCGACGATTCGCCCTGGTACGGCGTCTCGTTCGAAACGACCGTTGCGGCCCGCGCCGCGCACGCGGTCGCCGGTCGACTCAGCGGACAGGACGTGCCGAACCTGCTCGAGCGCGGCTACGAGCTCATCGCGCAGACCCGGATGCGGCCGTTCCGCACGGTCGACGAACTCGGCGAGTACCTACGCCTGCTGCAGGGCATCCGCGAGACGCTCGACAAGTTCTCGCCGTCGGTGTTCGAGCGCCCCCTGATCGAGCTCATCCAGGCGCACTCGCCCAAGCGCGACGCCGCGTCGATGAGCAGTGCCAACCGTCGCCGGCTCAAGCGGCTGTCGCGCGAGTACGTGCGTGCGGGCGTCCACGTCGGCGACATGTACGAGGCCCTCGTCCGCATCCAGCAGCAGCGCGCCGACTGGCAGCGGCTGGTCGAGGCGGGCGTCATGCCCGAGGTGCCTACCGGTCTGGCGGACGTGCACGTCGCCTGGCAGCGCGTGCACGCGCAGCTCGGCGAACTCGATGAGATCCTGCGTCGCCGGGAGTCTGCGCGCCTCGCCTCACTGCCCGTCGCCCACCTCATGCGCACGCTGGCCGGCCTTGGCGCCGAGTCCGAGTACTTCGAGAACCTGGTCGAGCGCGCGACGCTCCGCAGCGAGCTCGATCGCGCCGGCCTCGCCCCGCTGCTCACCGAGCTCTCGGTGCGGCACGTACCGGAAGAGCACGTCTCCGCCGAGCTCGAGTTCGCGTGGTGGCAGTCGGCCCTCGAGCACCTGCTGCGCACCGACCGCGCGCTGCTCGGCGCGAACACTGCGGTGCTCGACCGGCTCGAACGGGACTTCCGGCTCGTCGACGAAGCGCACGCGGCCGCATCCGGTCCGCTCCTGGCTGCCCAGCTCGCCACGCAATGGAAGATCGGCATCGTCGACTACGCCGGTGAAGCGGCCGCGCTCAAGCAGGCGCTGAAGAACGGTGTCTCCGATCCGGACCAGCTCGTCCGCACGGCGCCGACACTCCTCAAAGTCCTCGCGCCGGTGTGGCTCGCGTCGCCGTACGAAGTGCCCGACATTCCCGAGGCCCCGGCCTTCGATGTCGTGATCATCGCGGATGCGGCTGCCCTCTGCCTCGCTGAGGCCGCCCCTGCGCTTCGCCGCGCCCGCCAGGTCGTCGTGTTCGGTGACCCGGTGACGCAGAAGCCCACCCCGTTCGCGGTGGGGGCCGGGGTTCGCACCGAGTCCGACGAATTCGATGAGCCGTTCGATGAGACCTCGGTCTTCGAGCGCCTCGCCGGACTCGTCGACGTCGCCACCCTCACGCGCTCGTACCGGGCCGGCGGCGAAGACCTCGCCCGGCTCGTGAACGACGCGTTCTACGGCGGCGAGATCGTCTCCCTCCCGTGGGCCGGGTCCTATCTCGGACGCGGCAGCCTCAGCATCGACTACGTCGAGGGCGGCACCGGAACCCCCGATCCCATCTCCGGTGCGGTCGAGAGTCCGGATGCGGAGGTCCGCCGCATCGTGACGCTCGTCATCGAGCACGCAGTGCAGCGCGGCGCCGAGTCGCTCATGGTCGTCACTCCCAGCCGCCGGCACGCGGAACGCATCCGTGCGGCCGTCGACGCGGCGTTCGCGGGACGCTCCGACGTCGCGGAGTTCGTCTCGCGCGACACCGCCGAGCCGTTCGCCGTGCTCACCCTCGAGGAATCCGTCGCAGAGAGCCGCGACCGCGTGATTCTGTCGCTCGGGTTCGGTCTCACCAAGCACGGCCGCGTCCTCAGCGACTTCGGCGACCTCTCCACCCCCGACGGTGAGCGACTGCTGACCGTCGGCATGACCCGTGCCCGTCGCTCGATGGTCGTGGTCTCGTCGATCCGACCGACCGCCTTCGAAGACGGCCGGCTCGAGCACGGCGCCGCCACACTCATGAGTATCCTCGGGGGAGTGGCCGCGCGCGATCGCGAGCACCGACTCGAAGATCTCGCCGACGCGACCACGCGCGTCCTCGCCCGCGAGCTCCGGGCCCTGGGCGTCGACGTCGACATCGACTACCGCGGCCTCCTGCCGCTGGTCGCCCATCACGAGGGCAAGGCCGTCGTGGTGGAGTGCGATCCGGAGACCCGGGACGAGTCGCTCCGCGAATCGCTGCGCCTGCGCCCCCAGATCCTGCGCCGCCTCGGCTGGCACTACGTGCGCGTGCACGCCTTCGACCTGTACAGCGATCCCGCCTCCGTCGCGGCACGCGTCGCGGGTCTGCTCGGGATCGGCGGCGGAGAGCACGCCTCGACCCAGCCGATCGATGTCATCGAGTGA
- a CDS encoding histone-like nucleoid-structuring protein Lsr2: MARRIVHQLVDDFDGSVLEVGEGETVLFSLDGTAYEIDLSSENATALREAFAPYLSAARSVSSSRSSGSSSAGRPRRRAEQRDYTEIRAWAKANGHQVSERGRVPSAVLEAYDAAH, translated from the coding sequence ATGGCACGCAGAATTGTTCATCAGCTTGTAGACGACTTCGACGGATCGGTTCTCGAGGTGGGTGAGGGCGAGACCGTCCTTTTCTCCCTCGACGGCACCGCATATGAGATCGACCTGTCCAGCGAGAATGCGACCGCTCTTCGTGAGGCGTTCGCCCCGTACCTCTCCGCCGCACGCAGCGTCTCATCGTCGCGTTCTAGCGGGTCGAGCAGCGCGGGTCGCCCGCGTCGCCGCGCGGAGCAGCGCGACTACACCGAGATCCGCGCGTGGGCGAAGGCCAACGGGCACCAGGTCTCGGAGCGCGGTCGGGTTCCTTCCGCGGTGCTCGAGGCATACGACGCCGCGCACTGA
- a CDS encoding solute symporter family protein — protein sequence MNDVFGAIHTAVQTVENDPVLNISIFAAFVAVTLFIVIRASRNNKTAADYYAAGRSFTGPQNGFAIAGDYLSAASFLGICGAIAINGYDGFLYSIGFLVAWLVALLLVAELMRNTGRFTMADVLSFRLKERPVRMAAAITTLAVCFFYLLAQMAGAGGLVSLLLGINDKIGQSIVVAVVGLLMIVYVLIGGMKGTTWVQIVKAFLLIGGAVVMTVWVLAINGFNLNTLLESAVAASPQGDKVLGPGLQYGKNPWDFISLAIALVLGTAGLPHVLMRFYTVPTAKEARRSVVWAIWLIGLFYLLTLVLGYGAGALVGPETIAAAPGGVNSAAPLLALYLGGPVLLGFISAVAFATILAVVAGLTITAAASFAHDIYASVVKKGNVPPDGEVKVARRTVIVIGILAIIGGIGVQGQNVAFLVALAFAVAASANLPTILFSLFWRRFSTRGAVWSMYGGLAAAIILIVLSPVFWGTETSVFKNVGVAIWPLNNPGIVSIPLGFFLGWLGSVTSRRVEDPRKAAEMDVRSLTGFGAEKATDH from the coding sequence ATGAACGACGTATTCGGCGCCATCCACACGGCCGTGCAGACCGTGGAGAACGACCCCGTCCTGAATATCTCCATCTTCGCGGCGTTCGTGGCGGTGACGTTGTTCATCGTCATTCGCGCATCACGCAACAACAAGACCGCAGCCGATTACTACGCCGCGGGCCGCTCTTTCACCGGACCGCAGAACGGGTTCGCCATCGCCGGCGACTATCTGTCGGCGGCATCCTTCCTCGGTATCTGCGGCGCGATCGCCATCAACGGCTACGACGGATTCCTCTATTCGATCGGCTTCCTCGTGGCGTGGCTGGTCGCGCTGCTGCTCGTCGCCGAACTCATGCGCAACACCGGCCGATTCACGATGGCCGACGTGCTTTCCTTCCGCCTCAAAGAGCGCCCGGTCCGGATGGCGGCGGCCATCACGACACTCGCCGTGTGCTTCTTCTATCTGCTCGCGCAGATGGCCGGCGCCGGTGGCCTCGTGTCGCTGCTGCTCGGGATCAACGACAAGATCGGTCAGTCGATCGTCGTGGCCGTGGTGGGGCTCCTCATGATCGTCTACGTGTTGATCGGCGGAATGAAGGGAACCACCTGGGTGCAGATCGTCAAGGCGTTCCTGCTCATCGGCGGCGCGGTCGTGATGACGGTGTGGGTGCTGGCGATCAACGGGTTCAACCTCAACACTCTCCTCGAGAGCGCGGTCGCCGCGTCGCCGCAGGGTGACAAGGTGCTCGGCCCCGGACTCCAGTACGGCAAGAACCCGTGGGACTTCATCTCGCTGGCGATCGCTCTCGTGCTCGGTACGGCCGGACTCCCGCACGTGCTGATGCGCTTCTATACGGTGCCCACCGCGAAAGAGGCGCGGCGATCCGTCGTCTGGGCCATCTGGCTCATCGGCCTCTTCTACCTGCTGACCCTCGTGCTCGGATACGGCGCCGGTGCGCTCGTCGGGCCGGAGACCATCGCGGCTGCCCCGGGCGGGGTCAATTCCGCGGCGCCGCTCCTCGCGCTCTACCTCGGAGGCCCGGTGCTACTCGGCTTCATCTCCGCGGTCGCCTTCGCGACGATCCTCGCGGTGGTGGCGGGTCTCACGATCACGGCCGCGGCATCCTTCGCTCACGACATCTACGCGAGCGTCGTGAAGAAGGGCAACGTGCCGCCGGATGGTGAGGTGAAGGTCGCGCGACGGACCGTGATCGTCATCGGCATCCTCGCCATCATCGGTGGGATCGGGGTGCAGGGTCAGAACGTCGCGTTCCTCGTGGCACTCGCGTTCGCGGTGGCGGCATCGGCCAACCTGCCGACGATTTTGTTCTCGCTGTTCTGGCGTCGGTTCTCGACCCGCGGTGCGGTGTGGAGCATGTACGGCGGCCTCGCTGCGGCGATCATCCTCATCGTGCTGTCGCCCGTGTTCTGGGGGACGGAGACGAGCGTGTTCAAGAACGTCGGCGTGGCGATCTGGCCGTTGAACAACCCCGGCATCGTGTCGATCCCGCTCGGCTTCTTCCTCGGCTGGCTCGGGTCGGTGACGTCTCGCCGGGTCGAAGACCCCCGCAAGGCTGCGGAGATGGACGTGCGATCGCTGACGGGATTCGGCGCCGAGAAGGCGACCGACCACTGA